One Deltaproteobacteria bacterium DNA segment encodes these proteins:
- a CDS encoding AccI family restriction endonuclease, with the protein MEQTGAYSTFAPIVYYADKSNDYWLKERKNMNRLSEHPFEKVLSVSMEEVRMALRAMGSAPWADFLLNPRRLRGSDFLMRWSQGVWSEERLTQAVNATGKYFALPYGPSGTAPDNDVRAFELYFERLEKAGLGKIKRPDLLIYRVQDRAKVDSAVKGLNGLSELPFTTEDDAKMQDLLEHAVIAVECENSLWRAKQMPDYATPLTPQKRLGGRKGLKKAAVLPTIIIKEEDRAPLNNWQSKRKIQIHVWHAFFDEAFGISLADAEKLFSQGDIEPTEQVFQAPGGATTKKVIYKIYYRHAYPLATTIVEPELVADSITDKNGHILPYVRFVGGKSRLSVEALSVLDSFRVG; encoded by the coding sequence ATGGAACAGACAGGCGCGTATTCTACATTTGCTCCAATCGTGTACTATGCCGATAAATCAAATGATTATTGGCTCAAGGAAAGGAAAAACATGAACAGACTTTCAGAACACCCTTTCGAGAAGGTTTTGTCCGTCTCGATGGAAGAAGTTCGTATGGCACTCCGGGCAATGGGCAGCGCACCTTGGGCAGATTTCTTGCTCAACCCACGACGCCTTCGCGGCAGCGACTTTCTCATGCGATGGTCTCAGGGTGTGTGGAGCGAAGAACGGTTGACACAGGCAGTAAATGCGACCGGCAAGTATTTTGCACTGCCGTATGGTCCGAGCGGAACTGCTCCAGATAACGATGTCCGGGCGTTTGAACTCTATTTCGAGCGGTTGGAAAAGGCTGGACTGGGTAAGATCAAGCGGCCTGACTTATTGATTTATCGGGTGCAGGATAGAGCCAAGGTTGACTCTGCGGTCAAGGGATTGAACGGACTGAGTGAATTGCCCTTTACAACGGAAGACGACGCGAAGATGCAAGACCTGCTGGAACACGCAGTCATTGCCGTTGAATGCGAGAACAGTCTTTGGAGGGCCAAGCAGATGCCGGATTATGCAACACCGCTTACTCCACAGAAACGTCTAGGCGGGCGTAAAGGTCTAAAGAAAGCGGCGGTCCTCCCAACGATTATCATCAAGGAGGAAGACAGAGCACCCTTGAATAACTGGCAGAGTAAAAGAAAGATACAGATTCACGTTTGGCACGCGTTCTTTGACGAGGCGTTTGGTATATCACTTGCGGACGCAGAGAAACTGTTTTCGCAAGGTGACATTGAACCAACCGAGCAGGTGTTCCAGGCTCCGGGCGGCGCCACGACAAAAAAGGTGATTTACAAGATTTACTACAGGCATGCCTATCCGTTGGCCACAACAATCGTCGAACCGGAATTGGTGGCAGACTCAATCACTGATAAGAATGGACATATCCTCCCATACGTCCGATTTGTTGGAGGAAAGTCGAGGCTGTCTGTCGAAGCATTATCTGTCTTGGACTCGTTCAGAGTAGGTTGA
- the era gene encoding GTPase Era has product MFKSGFIGIIGRPNVGKSTLLNNIVGERIAIATHKPQTTRNRIMGIKNLPEGQLIFLDTPGIHEAETLLNRYMVDTALDTFGNSDLLLLLVEADAGCQKGDEFIIRALQELKIPVILAINKIDLVAKPQLLPLIERFQGLFPFAAIVPISARTGDGVAILLEEIWPHLNEGPEYFPEDMMTDRSERFIAAELIREQIILLVRQEVPYTLAVVVEAFQEVEKSNLLRIQAVINVEKDSHKGILIGRQGTMLKQIGTAARLSLEKFFATRVYLELFVKVRPGWTKDAKILKEFGYGEKS; this is encoded by the coding sequence GTGTTTAAGTCAGGATTTATCGGCATCATCGGCCGGCCGAACGTGGGGAAGTCAACGCTCTTGAACAACATTGTGGGGGAGCGGATCGCGATTGCCACCCACAAACCGCAGACCACGCGCAATCGGATCATGGGGATCAAAAACCTGCCCGAAGGCCAGCTCATCTTCCTGGATACGCCGGGCATCCACGAGGCGGAAACGCTGCTGAATCGCTATATGGTGGACACCGCGCTGGATACCTTCGGCAACAGCGATCTATTGCTCCTCCTGGTGGAAGCGGATGCGGGCTGCCAAAAAGGCGATGAATTTATCATCCGGGCGTTGCAGGAGTTGAAAATACCGGTTATTCTGGCGATCAACAAGATTGACCTGGTTGCCAAGCCGCAGCTCCTGCCGCTCATCGAGCGCTTCCAAGGCCTTTTCCCGTTTGCGGCCATCGTCCCCATCTCCGCCCGGACCGGAGACGGCGTTGCCATCCTGCTTGAGGAAATCTGGCCGCACCTGAACGAAGGCCCCGAGTACTTCCCGGAAGACATGATGACCGATCGTTCGGAGCGCTTTATTGCCGCCGAGCTGATCCGGGAACAGATTATCCTGCTGGTCCGGCAGGAGGTGCCTTATACCCTGGCCGTGGTGGTGGAGGCATTTCAGGAGGTGGAGAAAAGCAATCTGCTGCGCATCCAGGCCGTCATCAACGTGGAGAAGGATTCCCATAAAGGCATCCTGATCGGCCGGCAGGGGACCATGCTGAAGCAGATCGGCACGGCGGCCCGCCTGTCGCTGGAAAAATTCTTCGCCACGCGGGTTTATCTGGAGTTGTTCGTCAAAGTCCGCCCAGGCTGGACTAAAGATGCAAAAATACTGAAGGAATTTGGCTACGGGGAAAAATCGTGA
- a CDS encoding radical SAM protein has protein sequence MPPLIIPIFVLQQGCPQRCIYCNEEKAVGADQPRITEASLRETVAACLSSRRRKKGPVQIAFYGGNFTGIDRERQRELLELANVFIRQGQVESIRISTRPDYIDAEGLDFLKALNVRTVEIGAQSLADDVLRLSRRGHTAADVRQAMELLQSRGLETGIHLMVGLPGDSSEGFARTVAATIALAPDTVRIHPTLVLAGTELATMWARGDYQPLSMAEAITACQRALSKFAAAGIPVIRLGLQATPALEKPGSIVAGPYHPAFRSLVDEAIFFDLAVRLLNILNAGGADAVIYLSPQDVATFRGPKNRNIEVIKEKFSLSSLTVAVDSNQPRGCLVVTSAGKTERLKMADLSVY, from the coding sequence ATGCCGCCTTTGATCATTCCCATCTTTGTTCTCCAGCAGGGCTGCCCGCAGCGCTGCATCTACTGCAATGAGGAAAAGGCGGTAGGCGCCGACCAGCCGCGCATCACTGAGGCCAGCCTGCGGGAGACGGTTGCTGCCTGCCTGAGCAGTCGCCGCCGCAAGAAAGGACCCGTGCAGATTGCCTTCTACGGCGGCAATTTTACCGGGATAGACCGGGAGCGTCAGCGGGAACTGCTCGAGCTGGCTAATGTCTTCATCAGGCAGGGGCAGGTAGAAAGTATCCGCATCTCTACGCGGCCGGATTATATTGATGCCGAGGGCCTGGATTTTCTCAAAGCATTGAATGTCCGGACGGTGGAGATCGGCGCCCAGTCGCTTGCGGACGATGTCCTGCGTTTGTCACGGCGGGGGCATACCGCCGCCGATGTTCGTCAGGCCATGGAACTTCTCCAGAGCCGCGGCTTGGAGACTGGAATACATCTGATGGTGGGCCTGCCGGGAGACAGCAGCGAAGGCTTTGCCCGGACCGTGGCGGCAACAATCGCCCTGGCTCCCGACACGGTACGAATCCATCCCACGCTGGTCCTGGCCGGCACGGAGCTTGCGACGATGTGGGCGCGCGGCGATTATCAGCCCCTCAGCATGGCGGAGGCCATAACCGCCTGCCAGCGGGCCTTGAGCAAATTTGCGGCGGCCGGCATCCCCGTCATTCGCCTGGGCCTCCAGGCGACGCCGGCTCTGGAAAAGCCGGGCAGCATTGTGGCCGGCCCTTACCATCCCGCCTTCCGTTCCCTGGTGGATGAAGCAATTTTTTTCGATCTGGCGGTCCGGCTCCTGAACATCCTGAACGCAGGGGGCGCGGATGCTGTCATTTATTTGTCTCCGCAAGATGTTGCAACCTTCCGTGGTCCTAAAAACCGCAATATCGAGGTGATTAAAGAGAAGTTCTCCCTGTCGTCGCTTACTGTAGCCGTTGACTCAAACCAGCCCCGGGGATGTTTAGTGGTGACCTCGGCGGGCAAGACGGAGCGGCTGAAAATGGCCGACTTGTCCGTCTATTGA
- the rnc gene encoding ribonuclease III, whose product MTEERMTSLRGLAQQLDDSWQDLALLDNALIHRSFVNENPLLAVQDNERLEFLGDAVLELCISDLLMQAFPAYTEGQLSKLRASVVSEQPLVELARRFRLGDYLLLGKGEEISGGREKNSLLANTFEAVIAALYLDRGFAKTLIFVSRLFAPLIIADTRELIYRDYKTTLQETAQNRFKTIPQYALVGEYGPDHNKLFEIRLTVNGVLDTCGTGKNKKEAEQQAAKKALEILNESNVLNDNDVPGETG is encoded by the coding sequence ATGACTGAAGAAAGAATGACCTCCCTAAGAGGCCTGGCGCAGCAATTAGATGACAGTTGGCAAGACCTGGCGCTCCTGGACAATGCGTTGATCCACCGTTCTTTTGTCAACGAAAATCCGCTTTTGGCCGTGCAGGACAATGAACGGCTGGAGTTTCTGGGCGATGCGGTGCTGGAGCTTTGCATCAGCGACCTGCTCATGCAGGCCTTTCCCGCCTATACGGAAGGACAACTTTCGAAACTCCGGGCCTCGGTGGTGAGTGAACAGCCGCTGGTCGAACTGGCCCGCCGCTTCCGCCTCGGCGATTATCTGCTTTTGGGCAAGGGGGAGGAGATCTCCGGCGGCCGGGAGAAGAACTCCCTGCTGGCCAATACCTTTGAAGCCGTAATTGCCGCCCTGTATCTGGATCGCGGTTTCGCTAAAACCCTGATTTTTGTAAGCAGGCTCTTTGCCCCGCTGATTATCGCCGACACGCGGGAGCTGATCTATCGGGATTATAAAACCACCCTGCAGGAGACAGCCCAGAACCGCTTCAAGACAATCCCCCAGTATGCCCTCGTCGGCGAGTATGGGCCGGACCATAACAAGCTTTTTGAGATCAGGTTGACAGTAAACGGCGTCCTCGACACCTGCGGGACGGGGAAAAACAAAAAAGAAGCCGAACAGCAGGCGGCCAAAAAGGCGCTGGAAATATTAAATGAATCCAATGTCTTAAATGATAATGATGTTCCGGGCGAGACAGGATAA
- the mtaB gene encoding tRNA (N(6)-L-threonylcarbamoyladenosine(37)-C(2))-methylthiotransferase MtaB has protein sequence MALATLGCKVNQYESAGMAETLRENGYSPVAFNGAADIYIINTCTVTGKADFQSRQLIRRAARHNPRAAILVTGCYAQVLPEEIALLPGVTMVAGNVEKGDILGLFREMAAGVKQSVQSDIRRVTEFSTPATRAFAGRTRAFLKIQDGCNCFCSYCIVPYARGKSRSLAGKEVLKRIQTIGQAGHRELVLTGINLGAYGRDLQPVCDLPGLLRQVAEIKQLPRLRLSSLEPLEITDALLEFMRDKDIFCRHLHIPLQSGDDGILAAMGRVYDGAFFRGLAHKILTYLPEAAIGVDVMVGFPGEGEAEFAHTRQLVEELPLAYLHVFSYSPRPGTPAAARNDQVGAADKKIRGSIMRQLGMKKREAFARQFLGREMTVLLESKRDRETGWTQGFSNNYIPVVVRNGQSSRPGSLVTVLAEEVRDGKLIGRIIHHD, from the coding sequence GTGGCGTTGGCGACACTGGGTTGCAAGGTCAATCAATATGAATCGGCCGGTATGGCTGAGACGCTCCGGGAGAACGGGTATTCCCCTGTCGCCTTCAATGGGGCGGCGGATATATATATCATCAATACCTGCACCGTTACGGGTAAGGCGGATTTCCAGTCCCGGCAACTGATCCGGCGGGCGGCGCGGCACAACCCCCGGGCGGCCATTCTCGTGACGGGCTGCTACGCCCAGGTTCTTCCCGAAGAAATCGCCCTGCTGCCCGGGGTGACCATGGTGGCGGGCAACGTGGAAAAGGGGGATATTCTCGGCCTGTTCAGGGAAATGGCGGCTGGTGTCAAGCAAAGCGTGCAGAGCGATATCCGCCGGGTCACAGAGTTTTCCACCCCGGCGACCAGGGCCTTTGCCGGACGGACGCGCGCCTTTCTGAAGATTCAGGATGGTTGCAACTGCTTTTGCAGTTACTGCATCGTTCCCTATGCGCGGGGCAAAAGCCGGAGTCTCGCGGGAAAAGAAGTACTTAAACGCATTCAGACGATCGGCCAGGCCGGTCACCGGGAATTGGTGCTCACGGGCATCAATTTGGGCGCCTATGGCCGGGATTTGCAACCGGTCTGTGATTTACCGGGACTGCTCAGACAGGTGGCGGAAATAAAACAGTTGCCGCGCTTGCGGCTCAGTTCCCTGGAGCCGCTCGAGATCACCGACGCCTTGCTGGAGTTTATGAGGGACAAGGACATTTTTTGCCGGCATCTGCACATCCCTTTGCAGAGCGGCGACGACGGGATTCTTGCGGCGATGGGCCGGGTCTATGACGGCGCCTTCTTCCGCGGCCTCGCGCATAAAATACTGACTTATCTGCCCGAGGCGGCAATCGGCGTTGACGTCATGGTCGGCTTCCCGGGCGAAGGGGAAGCGGAGTTCGCCCATACCCGGCAACTTGTTGAGGAACTGCCGTTGGCCTATCTGCATGTATTTTCCTATTCGCCGCGCCCCGGAACGCCGGCCGCTGCCCGGAACGATCAGGTCGGGGCAGCCGATAAAAAGATACGCGGGAGCATCATGAGGCAGCTCGGAATGAAAAAAAGGGAGGCCTTTGCCCGTCAATTCCTCGGACGGGAAATGACAGTGTTGTTAGAATCGAAAAGGGACCGGGAGACCGGCTGGACGCAGGGATTCTCAAATAATTATATTCCCGTTGTCGTCCGGAACGGCCAGTCGTCTCGGCCCGGTTCTCTGGTGACGGTGCTGGCCGAGGAAGTGCGGGACGGTAAACTTATCGGCAGGATAATACACCATGACTGA